Proteins co-encoded in one Bremerella sp. TYQ1 genomic window:
- a CDS encoding HEAT repeat domain-containing protein yields MHRGAEGMQYEYEREEDVETIHFGRICLAIFGLLLGIPAMLFALFVFACLAIRFESEWEDQRRQRLAHEVLQLGYAAREDPSDSRAAKKLLAMANGDEFYDASKATNAMGLMGEAARPHIPQIAKLLRHEDRWVRMEAVRTLEKLGPVSAEALPELVSYLERCDSTGTSFEDTVDAIARIGQPSVAALPKLRSRVGRGDESQDRMLNRAITYLEALQHGNTSAVYDDGCCCRESNAAERDESSSREAEWLANTHSVLEK; encoded by the coding sequence ATGCACCGCGGGGCCGAGGGAATGCAATACGAGTATGAACGCGAAGAGGACGTCGAAACGATCCACTTCGGTCGGATCTGTCTGGCCATTTTCGGCCTGCTTCTTGGCATTCCGGCGATGCTTTTCGCCTTGTTCGTTTTTGCATGTTTAGCGATTCGTTTTGAAAGCGAGTGGGAAGACCAACGCCGCCAACGTCTCGCCCATGAAGTCCTTCAGCTAGGCTATGCGGCCCGAGAAGACCCGAGCGACTCACGTGCCGCGAAGAAACTGTTGGCCATGGCCAACGGCGACGAATTTTATGATGCGAGTAAAGCCACTAATGCCATGGGCTTGATGGGAGAAGCGGCACGTCCCCATATACCACAGATTGCTAAACTACTACGGCACGAAGACCGCTGGGTGCGGATGGAAGCAGTGCGTACGCTGGAGAAACTTGGCCCCGTAAGTGCTGAAGCGCTGCCTGAGTTGGTGAGCTATCTCGAACGCTGCGATTCGACAGGCACCAGCTTTGAGGATACCGTCGATGCTATCGCCAGGATCGGCCAGCCCAGCGTCGCCGCCTTGCCGAAACTCCGCTCGCGTGTCGGACGTGGCGATGAATCTCAGGATCGAATGCTCAACCGGGCAATCACTTATCTGGAAGCCTTGCAGCACGGCAACACTTCGGCTGTGTACGACGACGGTTGTTGTTGCCGTGAATCGAATGCTGCGGAACGAGACGAATCGAGTTCAAGGGAGGCGGAATGGCTCGCCAATACTCATTCTGTCTTAGAGAAATGA
- a CDS encoding endonuclease/exonuclease/phosphatase family protein, whose protein sequence is MKRTSALLLAVIAGAGAWFFFQNYRIEGIDNLVVVPRDAATAKPAAPAGDPMVAVPAMARKQDSIRIASFNIQVFGTAKMEKPEVMSRLAEIIRQFDVVAIQEIRATDQSIIPRFVEMINAAGRHYDYVIGPRLGRTSSKEQFAYIFDTASLQVDRSQVYTVEDPMDVLHREPLVAWFRVRGPDPSQAFTFSLVNVHVDPDEVEQEMNVMDDVFRAVRDDARGEDDVILLGDFNANESQIGQLATIPGITWAISGVTTNTRGTKLYDNLFMQRSATSEYTGRSGVYDFLRQFNLTLDEGLEVSDHLPVWAEFSIYEGGAPSAPVAAVPSEKR, encoded by the coding sequence GTGAAACGGACGAGTGCCTTGCTGTTGGCAGTAATCGCTGGTGCCGGCGCTTGGTTCTTTTTTCAGAACTATCGCATCGAAGGGATTGATAACCTGGTGGTCGTTCCGCGCGATGCGGCTACGGCGAAACCAGCTGCTCCGGCTGGCGATCCGATGGTGGCCGTCCCTGCGATGGCGCGTAAGCAAGATTCCATTCGCATTGCATCCTTCAACATCCAAGTCTTCGGCACTGCGAAGATGGAAAAGCCGGAAGTCATGTCGCGCTTGGCCGAAATCATTCGGCAGTTCGACGTGGTCGCCATTCAAGAGATCCGCGCCACCGATCAAAGTATCATTCCTCGCTTCGTCGAAATGATCAACGCGGCTGGACGGCACTACGACTACGTCATCGGTCCGCGGCTTGGCCGAACATCCAGCAAAGAACAGTTCGCCTACATCTTCGACACGGCCAGTCTGCAAGTCGACCGTTCGCAAGTCTACACGGTGGAAGACCCCATGGATGTCTTGCATCGCGAACCGCTTGTGGCGTGGTTTCGCGTGCGTGGGCCAGATCCCAGCCAGGCGTTCACTTTCAGCCTGGTCAACGTGCATGTCGATCCCGACGAAGTCGAACAAGAGATGAACGTGATGGACGACGTCTTCCGAGCCGTGCGTGACGATGCTCGCGGCGAAGACGACGTGATCCTGCTGGGCGACTTTAACGCCAACGAATCGCAGATCGGCCAATTGGCAACCATTCCAGGAATTACCTGGGCGATCAGTGGAGTGACAACGAATACCCGCGGAACGAAGCTGTACGACAATCTCTTCATGCAGCGTAGCGCCACCAGCGAATACACGGGACGGAGTGGTGTGTACGACTTCCTGCGGCAGTTCAATCTAACACTCGACGAAGGCCTGGAGGTCTCCGACCATCTTCCCGTTTGGGCCGAGTTCAGTATCTATGAAGGGGGCGCGCCGAGTGCTCCTGTCGCCGCGGTACCGAGCGAGAAGCGATAA
- a CDS encoding HEAT repeat domain-containing protein, translated as MHRSAIIASFLGLLGLPLCANAQVVMLANGGQVEAAVHHQSELAGQGNVELIVEGVGSVVLAEHQVERTETPKVTEDEYFDYAANFADSVGDQWKLAKWCRNQGLEFPFQRHAWRVLELDPNYLPARKALGFERRDGQWVSRAEILSERGYVRFDGRWMTMQQAALLVAKEQQKQKVIDWKTRLDRWRKQLGSNPAPEVQIDFSELNDPSAIEGLIQLLGNEPDPNLAFLYLETLGQIDSPVARRFLMENAVFQNNVLYREKCVHVVLRHRDPHMVEFFANLLKSYDNTIVNRTAFVLAKLNYPTAVYPLADALQTQHLASHSTRYTYFYTAQQPTDRFDVVGPKESYRMLTLPEFLGRSRNAYDTVRVQNQGVHLALIELCDGQDFGYNISAWKEWYQRIHAPKSPSIRLARDE; from the coding sequence TTGCACCGGAGTGCTATCATTGCGAGTTTCTTGGGCCTGCTGGGGCTACCCCTTTGCGCCAATGCCCAAGTGGTGATGCTCGCCAATGGGGGGCAAGTCGAAGCGGCCGTGCATCATCAGTCGGAACTCGCCGGGCAAGGCAACGTCGAGCTGATCGTGGAAGGGGTCGGATCCGTCGTATTGGCCGAACATCAAGTCGAGCGAACCGAAACGCCCAAAGTTACCGAAGACGAGTACTTCGATTACGCCGCCAACTTTGCCGACTCGGTCGGTGATCAATGGAAACTTGCCAAGTGGTGCCGGAACCAGGGGCTTGAGTTCCCTTTTCAGCGGCATGCATGGCGAGTCCTTGAGCTCGACCCGAACTATCTTCCGGCGCGAAAAGCGTTGGGATTTGAACGCCGCGATGGCCAATGGGTAAGTCGCGCAGAGATCTTGTCAGAGCGTGGGTACGTCCGCTTCGATGGCCGCTGGATGACCATGCAACAGGCCGCCCTGCTTGTCGCCAAAGAACAACAGAAGCAAAAGGTAATCGACTGGAAAACGCGGCTCGATCGCTGGAGAAAGCAGCTCGGCAGCAATCCGGCTCCTGAGGTTCAGATTGACTTCTCGGAACTGAACGACCCTAGCGCGATCGAAGGATTGATTCAATTGCTGGGCAACGAGCCTGATCCGAATCTTGCGTTTTTGTACTTAGAAACGCTGGGGCAAATCGACAGCCCTGTCGCTCGACGGTTTCTCATGGAGAACGCGGTCTTTCAAAACAACGTGCTTTACCGCGAGAAGTGTGTGCATGTCGTGCTACGGCATCGTGACCCGCACATGGTCGAATTCTTCGCGAACTTGCTGAAGAGCTACGACAACACCATCGTCAATCGAACCGCGTTCGTGCTGGCCAAGTTGAACTATCCGACGGCCGTCTATCCGCTGGCCGACGCGTTGCAAACGCAGCATCTCGCATCCCATTCCACGCGGTATACCTATTTCTATACGGCGCAGCAGCCAACCGATCGGTTTGATGTCGTTGGCCCGAAAGAGTCGTACCGCATGCTGACGCTGCCAGAATTCTTAGGCCGCAGCCGCAACGCTTACGATACCGTCCGCGTTCAGAATCAGGGCGTCCACTTAGCGCTCATCGAGTTATGCGACGGACAAGACTTTGGCTACAACATTTCGGCTTGGAAAGAATGGTACCAACGCATTCACGCTCCCAAGTCCCCCTCGATCCGATTGGCCCGGGACGAATAG
- a CDS encoding DUF2237 family protein, with translation MAKNVLGTDLQDCSHDPLTGFFRDGCCNTGAEDMGLHIVCSEVTEEFLAFSKRVGNDLSTPHPEFGFPGLKPGNRWCLCALRWKEAFEAGVAPAVVLESTHISTLEFIDLEDLQRHSVEP, from the coding sequence ATGGCAAAAAATGTCCTCGGAACCGATCTGCAAGATTGCAGCCACGACCCTTTAACCGGATTTTTCCGGGATGGTTGCTGTAATACTGGGGCGGAAGATATGGGACTGCACATCGTCTGTAGCGAGGTCACCGAAGAGTTTCTGGCGTTCTCCAAGCGCGTAGGAAACGACCTCTCTACGCCCCATCCCGAGTTTGGCTTCCCTGGACTTAAACCGGGTAACCGCTGGTGTTTATGTGCACTTCGCTGGAAAGAAGCCTTTGAAGCTGGGGTGGCCCCGGCGGTGGTTCTGGAGTCGACCCATATCTCGACGCTCGAGTTCATCGACTTGGAAGATCTGCAGCGTCATTCGGTCGAACCGTAA